The following is a genomic window from Rutidosis leptorrhynchoides isolate AG116_Rl617_1_P2 chromosome 8, CSIRO_AGI_Rlap_v1, whole genome shotgun sequence.
tagacagttttgtcaccactccagcaaaatcaccttcaattgttcattcgaataagccttattataatgattaccccttcatcattgttaccggggaacctttcatattccaccacattagcagtaaacttatcaacaacttcattgatcattaagcctctccgaaaaatcacgataattattcattgaaactctatcaagtacccatatacaacttgtaacaacaattgtcataccaactactggaaattagcaaatcagtattttgaattttgtagcaatttttcgccaacagttatatatatacatataacgtttaccttcaagacttacagacttcgaatgtgaagtttctgaaaaacaccctaaactacgaactagttctcgaaatcttaaaaaaaaatgctgatgaagcagcaaaaactgtaaacgactttaacagtcgaaagtttgatgataaagagtagtgtgttggaaaagcacggaaaaagagaaaatttggtactggaaaacaaattgagcaaaccatgaaggaggctgtggacaaatcacaaagactaaacctgcctttaaagaatccaaatgattcagtgtatgctgaagtcattaacgaataccttgctcctgactctaaacttttacggacaaaatcttcttcatcatctttcgatattagaagttCTAAGATAtcgtcatatctttcattataaatatcttcgatgtttctgaaggtatcttcataactattgttatccaaaatcatttacttattcgtgctatctgtgtaaaatcataaaagagactattttagtttctaaattctgaaaccttcgagtttaaaatatgaatgttctgaagtagtgttgggaactgaagcatgagttagtataatataatgacacttgatcaatgtgattatattacagtaagtcatgctgagcttctaatggaacgtgataaaggttcacagatcataccctcatcatgaaccatgttacataactctttcattctatttaatctctaatatatcaagaaaatacttttcttgatgattcggtcattccagatattctggtaatttgacaaatcaagatcgtgtcattacaatttctttcttagaacattaactatgttcattccgaaatgtatagctacgaattatggaccattagtcgcttgacttgaagtcgggaaggaaaaacgaaagcatggagctcctaaatataagggaaaatataaagcctgacaacaacacatatattacaaaccgtgtatatcaatgcgtatagcaatataaagacacgggagaatgaaaaatactataaccccaaggtaatagtagaagaaaataatttcctctggtggcagatgaaaaagaagaatgaaggatacgataaccaagaaaatatcaagaatcggaactggattaaacatttcacaatcttttggaagtatgaaataaggaagaagatgtaggagtggtgaaaataatgaaatgaaagtagttaatttatagcaaaatatcagacatagcaatcgaggcagattacgcatttaaagaaaatcttaatttccttaaatttcgaagaatcaaatcttatttagattgtgaagattttctattccttaaattccggaaatcaatcgtaactacgtcaaaagttaagacgaatctctattctttcatttcactcttgtaCGATAACTTCTCCCATACacctcgagaaatcggattgttttatccatattattcaacggtgataaaattctatttaccaactcatattcgtcatgaaaacatttttattgttagccatgacgacctcactcaaatttcaggacgaaatttctttaacgggtaggtactgtgacgacccggaaatttctgaccaaatttaaactttatctttaaaatgatttaatgttttcgatacgataagcaaagtctgtaatgttgagtctcaagttttggaactatattcatgtaatcaattattctttggctgttctcgaagattcacgaacaatatatatatatatatatatatatatatatatatatatatatatatatatatatatatatatatatatatatatatatatatatatatatatataacttaatgtgaatatatatatatgatttcaagttatttagtaaacgatagtaacattcgattattgattcgattgatatttagataagttaactaaaacgtttaagatgaaccagaaaatcactatttgctacagtaaaaaaactttgctacagtaaaacactattttaaaatgcaaatgtatatatgtatatgtatatactacgagacgatgatttatagaagcaaataaccaaaacacttaattgattgaagtcacacttcgagtgacatagtttatcaatgattaagtttaatttttgataaaggtacatgtcgcgtaacgaaaagtactagttttctaagcgtacgaaaatgcattcgaaaaaccggaaccgggacataagtcgagtgacagtgtcgagtcaacggaccaaaaattaaaagtcaactatgcacgtgaatataatataatatataattaattatataatttaaatatattatatatattacatttaaatacgtcgacaagcaaaacaacaaactaatgtgagctgtaaaaagaggccatgcgatcgcatggccaaaggccttcgaatccatgcgatcgcatgaggcaaaatttcAGGAAAGGCCTATAAAAGTCGAGCTCGTTCACTgaattgcacacacacacatatatcatccatcttactctgtatttatttattttattattattattattattattattattattattattattattattattattattattattaagattaatattattattattattattagtattattattagtagtattattatacataaaatactacgacgaagtcatgagcgtgtcattttcaaaatgggttttcaagcgggatagagctaaggaaattatgggttatagctatggaggttatgggtaatgtacgtgggtattattggcaagtcaaacctagtgtttatcatctctgttgcgtctacgtacttccctgcaatattgaatcacgatattgatacgtgagcattcatattttatcttttatatattaattgtgtatccatgtctagtgctcgagtatatatatttatgcatgcttgtatgctaaatttcgtcgttaaacagtttataatgaatcacgaattaaatacatatattactagtaaaaggtatatgatatacatgtttttggaaagctggcgaaaaatcaataacttttcatttaaaaatcgcgtaatttcgatgaacgaatcaaaagatatgatcaactgaattatgattgacgttaattagaattgcttttgaatctgcaattaatatttaaacaacttgtttgtaagattgataaattggatttttgaatattaccaaccgagtaaatgaatccttatataaggtacgtctcgttttgttgaactattgtcaaaattgactttttgaaacgactttggataacttttgtatgtcgatctcgagcattaggattgtgatacactatgacctgacttagcttgatagacatttattgaccaacatatgttctctaggttgagatctacggttatttggtaatccgagtttcggtcacattttggtgaacgactttatatgttgctaaggtgagtttcatttgctccctttttaattgcttttgcaatatatatttttgggctgagaatacatgcactttattttaaacacaatggatacaagtacatactaaattctacaccgagtttgaaccaaaaatcccttagctttggtaactagtaactgccggttataagaactggtgggcgcgagtagttatatatgaatccatagggcttgacatccccgtctgtttcaggtatagaaaccctagcctgaactataaaacagacgtatgttatttgagtgtattgtacatgttggttgcatgtatgttaaaacaggggtacttattataacgttaaagcttagttaccagggtgctcaatcttgtagaataatttgataaacgttttctggatgaaataactgaaatcttgtgatccacatttatgtacagattatgcaaaacattaaaactatgaactcaccaacatttgtgttgacacttgttagcatgtttattctcaggttccctagaagtcttccgctgtttgcttatatgttagacaagctatgtgcatggagtcttacatgacatatttttcaaggaaacgttgcattcaccaaatcatcaccatgtatcttattttgactgcattgtcaacggaagtactattgtaaactattatttacggtgattgtctatatgtagaaatcatcagatatcgaaaacctctgatttaaatattcatttatggtgagccttttcaaaagaatgcaatgtttacaaaacgtatcatatagaggtcaaatacctcgcaatgaaatcgatgaatgacgtgtcagtccatatggatttggagcgatcgtcacagtatacAATTCTTTTAGTCAAAAAAATTGATTGAAGCTTAACTCTCTAGAATATATACATGTAACCTTCTAAACTTTATTACTCTATTCATCTCTAGTTTAAATTTTCGATTAAATTTCGTATAATTGGTTTTTCTTTTCTATTGCATCAGTTATTCAGTATTGTAAATTTTCGATATATGAGCGTTCTTAATGTTAATGTAGCTAACGCCGATAAAACAACCAGCTAATGAATTAAAACAACATCCTTTCAATTCATTCCATTCCATGGCCATGCAATTCCACTTGTAATTCTAACCATACATTTAGCTTTGTGCAGATATTTTGTTGCTAATGTTATGCTATTCATAAGAACAACTCATGAGTACTTGTATAGAACGATAACTCCGCACAACAAAAGGTACATCGTGAACATTCTCCAAAGTAAACTTTACAAACATTACAGATTGCACTTTACAAACATTACAGATTGCACTCTAGTTGATTGTCTTTTATATCTTACACAACTACACTTTTAACAGTTGTTATGCTAAAGCAAGCTAAAAAGTAGGTTTCCTTCAACACCCTTTTAAGGATACTCGATCCAGCCGGTAAAATTAGAAACCAAGATCTTCTAACCCTTGACGATCTTCTCACACATCTATTCGACTATACCAGAATTATTAGCCAATGAAACAATCATGTATAAGAAATGTCTTTGTACAAGGTTGAAGGACTTCACTAAAATGTGTAAATCTACAAGTGTATTAGTAAATGACTTCACGAAGTTGTGATGTGTTCCAGCGGTTGGTGACCTGCCtcatttaggggaggtcaggagttcgacccccgttggatacatattaaaaacacaatttaaaggtttcctcccgggcagcgatgggggcgaggttattatcgctgcatcggcatagtcgaaacgggagatgatcgcaacgggtggtttagtccccctcgggtgatcccaattgctgtaaaaaaaaaaaaaaaaaaagtaaatgacTTCACTAAAATGTGTAAATCTACAAGTGTATTTAATGAATTaacacaatatcattattatttttggaAACCAGTAAAAATGAAATTCATAAAACGGACCCAATCCGGGTTATAACTTATAAACATAACAAAACCCGTCAAAATGACCCAAACACTTGTTTTCTTCCCGCCATGTCATCCTTCTGTTCAACAACCCTATCCTCTTTCCCTACCAAAACCCTAACCCCCAATTCAAAACTCCAAAACCCTAACCACAAATCATCCAATTTCTACCCAATCGCTGTCGTTACTTCCACGTGTCACTACGAATCTGAAAGAGGTATCCAATTCGAAACTGGCGACACCTTCTTCCGCCACGAAAGTGCCACAGGCCGTGATCTCGTTGTTCTCGCAGCCGCTCTTCACAAAAAATCAAACAGTAAATTAAGAGTTCTCGACGCAATGTGCGGTTGCGGAATTCGCTCAATGCGCTACTTAGCTGAAGCTAAAGCCGATTTTGTATTAGCTAATGATGCAAATGAGGATTGTAATGATGTCATTGTCTCGAATTTATCGAGCGTTTCGAGTGAAGACGAAGGGAGGTGGTGTGTGAATCATTCGGTTGCGAATCGGCTTTTGGCTGAGCGATATGTGGAAAGGGATTATTTCGATTTAATAGATATCGATTCGTTTGGAAGTGATTCTAGTTCAATTAGGTTTGCTCTTGATACTGTAACATTGGGCGGGTTGCTTTATATTACATCAACTGATGGTTTTTCATCTGGTGGTCATCGGCCTGATCAGTGAGTTTAACATTTGTATACTTGTATACTTGTAGTTTATTCCAATTCGAATGCTTACTAACAAATGCATATGTATGGTATCTTTTATTTATGTTTCAGTACTTTAGCTGCGTATGGGGCGTATATTCGCCCGTTGCCCTATTCGAATGAAATGGGTTTACGGATGCTTATAGGCGGTGCAATTCGCGAGGCTTCTGTGTTGGGATATTACGTAACACCACTATTCTCGTACTATTCGTACCATGGACCCATCTTCAGAGTATTGCTACGCGTTAACCGAGGAAAGACACCCCATGGCATGTACTGTTCGTTAAAGTTAAAGTGTTTACTTTACAACTTTACATAAACTTATTAATGCCAAGTAATCGACTTAAAAGGCATATATCAAGAACAGAGAACATAAGATCCAAAAAGTTTCAGTTAGGGGTATTTGCTAAGTTACAAATTGTTGAAATTTGAGGAATGTTTTTATACTGATAAAGATAAAGAAATTACCAAATACATCTAGTTGACGAATTTTGGATCTTACATTATCTTTATGTTcaattaattaatgttattatatacTCTTTTTTTAATAGTATAGTATTCATGTGACAGGCACTATGGGTTTATTTGCTACTGCGATTCTTGTGGCCACTCTCAAGCTATTTCATTTGAACAACTTGGTCACATGAAATGTCCTTGTGGATCAGATGTATGGTTTCCGCTTCTAACCTTACATCGTCATAACATCACACGTTGGTTTGATTTGTAATAGTCCTTATTTCGTTTATGGGTCTGTTCCCATTAAAGCGTGTTTATATTTTGTAGTGAAAACTATCCAAAATGGTCTAAAACTGTCATATCTTACAGGTACCCGACTCACTTGTAGTTTCTGGGCCTATGTGGACTGGGCCGCTTCATTGTACAGCCTATCTTAAAGAAATGCTTACTTTGGCAGGGGAATGGGGATGGTTGGGTGATGGCTCAAAAAATGATTTTGATAAGTTATTACGCCGAATGATTGATGAAAGTGATCCTAAATTATCACTTGGTTACATCCAACATGATGAGGTACTTACTATAATACTGTCTTTCTATGTTCTAAAAGTTGTTTAGTGCCGTTTCACCAGTTATTGAGTATTATGTTGATTACTATATACGGAGTAACAGTTAGCAAGTCGTGCAAAGGTCAATTCTCCTCCTGTCCTGACGCTAATGAGTGCCATCAGGAAGGTACTTGCTCTAAGATCGAAATCTTATTCCTTTCTGTAGTGTTAAAAATAACTTGATATAAACGCAATGATCACTCAACAATGCACAACTGCCATTGGTACATTACCGAAATGTTGATATAAACCTGGaactataaaaattatatttttaattgatGTCTTCATATTGTTATGGTATCAATTATAGGAAGGATACGTTGTTTGTAGATCACACATTTCCAACAATGCAATCAAGACAAATTGTCCAATGTCCGAGTGTATTAGGATCGCAAAGGAAATTCAACGACACCGAGTAAAATAACGAGTGCAGCTAAACTTGTTTCTGTGAGCTGGTTTTAGTTGCACAAATCACCCGTTTTTGTGGTTGATCGTTGGTAGAGCCCGAATTTTGGTGCGTCTAGAGGAACCAACTAGAACATGCGGTCTATCCTTGATTGTTAATCATTCCATAGTTAGGGAATAAAACCTTGATTCATAAACATTCCATAGTTAGGGAAGAGTTACTGATCTGGAATATCGATTTCCCCAACTAgatcttgatttatttattatgtTACTGTTCATGTTGAGTGTTTCTGTTATATTGCTCTTGCTAAAAATGTATTGGGCATGTTAGTTACAGGTTTCTGTAAACCTAATAACTAATATTGCATTATTAGTACTGCACACCATGTAGGGTTTTTAGGTGACATTTCACCAATGCAATGGAAACTTAATCTGTTCACCAAATTCCTTGCAGCTAAGACCTATTCTAACCGTCCGTTAAACACCTTCCCTCAGTCCATAGTCAAACACCTTCCGTCAGTCCATGTGGCAAAAATGACGAAAATAACGCGGCGTCAGTTTTCGTCTGTAGGGGGTGTCAGTTGGGCCATTGATGCAAAAAAACGTTACGGACACGTGGCCTTTTTGATTGGATTAATTTCTGACGCGTTTGACCCACGTCCCTCCAATGGTCATCCGACCGTTTCCTTTTTTTTCTTCGAAAATCTAAATTTAAACATTATCTTCATCTTATCTTAttctatatatacacatacatttatcttcatcttcatcaacaaAATCTTACAAAAAAATTTATCATTATCTCCAAAAGAAAAATACCATGTCTAACCCAAATCAAAGACCACCAAACCCCCAACGACTACAAAGAATGGTTTCAATAAGAAAACTATTTGGGAGTTATTTCATCAAACCCGAATAGTCTCCAACAAATACCAATCATTATGCCTCAATTTCATCCTCTAACAccggaacaacaacatcaactttgAGCAACGACGACTTTTGGAACCAGCTCAACATCAATATCGTCCTCTAACACCGTTGTTGATGAATCTGATGACTCCGACGTCACAACAAGAAACGGTGTTTGAGACTCAACCACAAACTTAAAGAACAAAATCAAGAAGATACGGTCCCAGAAACTCAAGACAGTATTATAAGAAAACATAAAAAGAAGCAAGATtaatctttatttatatttatattcgtttttatatattaattgttaaaTTGTTACTCCGAAGACGGTCCCGGAAACTCAAGACCGTAGTATTATTTATAATTGTACCTCGATCAATTCAAGCATTTGGTGGataaaccaccaccacaacaaaccaacgAATCATCTGAAGACGACAACTAGTTTAGTAGTTTGATTATGTATTATTTTTATTTCGAGTACTTTTTTTAGTTTATAATCGTTTTTTTATTTAAGTACTTTTTTTTATTTAGTATTttgtaatttatttttattttaatgaatataatattatgaaaattattaaataaatgtattaattttattaaaatgcAAAAATAAAAAACTGGTGGACCTTACAGGAAACTAACACAAACATCGGACACAATAGTTATAAAATGTCAGAAACTAAAAGAAGTAGCTTCAAAAGAAACGGGTCAAATCATGCATTTTGGAAGTGATTTTATAATCTGTGTCGAACAGGTGGTCGCCTTCGTATGTGGATATTTTTTTTGAACGACGATTTTtttgcatcagtagatcatttgtaTCATTACAAGAATCTACTCTCACTCAATGACGATGACCTGAATGTTTTGTCGTGGAGCATAAGCATTTAAGTGGATACTATCATTTAATTTTCCTTCACCATCTAATTCTACGTTATGAATAATGTTTCATGTTGGTTTTAGGGATGATGGCCGCTGCTTCCATCTGGGCTGTTGTTGTTTAAAATAGTACAGGCACGATTGATCGATATTCATGTGGCTAATCAAGAAATTCAAGATCGGACATTGTACTATAATGACCCCAATGTTTTTTGGCATTCATGGTAGAATAAGAATAAAACGTAGAATACAACCAGGAAAGAGAGAAAGAAAAGACAATTCTTCAATATGCATCAAACGTTGGCTAGTTTTAGAGCCGGGGATGTTGGCTTGTGTTTGTTACTGGAACTAATAGATTAGACGACTAGGGTTTGTTAAATTTGTAACCAATTTTGTTGTCCATCTAGGTGACAAATTGATGTGATAAGTTTATGTTTATTTACTCAAGAATGAGTTACAAAATTAACTGGGTGATAGTCTGATAGATCTAGTTGTTTGTTTATTAATTTATTTTGTCCATCTAGCTACTAAAGACGTTTAAAATAGTTATTACACAATCTAATGAACTCGCATTCATTTTAAGAATAAGAACAACCAGATGGTAATCAATACTGGTGATGAATACACGGAAAGATTACCATATTTGTCACTAGTTACTAAAGATTACCACATTTGTGACTAGTTTACTAATTGTATCGAGTGCTTAAAAGATACATGAGATATTATAGACATAACTAGTCCGGGTCCGGCCTGCGCGATGCGGCGGAGGCTTTCGGCCTGCGTATccatatttaacgtagctttatgtatttacagaagggaaaacggctCGTGTTAAGCGCCGTTGTTGGAGTTGTCGTCTTTACTGGTTTTTTaaatctgtccggttcgaacgtagttagtttcgttttgttgatttgTAATAGTCCTTATTTCGTTTATGGGTATGTTCCCATTAAAGCGTGTTATGCTGTTAATATCTGCAATTTGTTTATATTTTGTAGTGAAAAACTAACCAAAATGGTCTAAAACTGTCATATCTTACAGGTACCTGACTCACTTGTTGTTTCTGGGCCTTTGTGGACCGGGCCGCTTCATTGTAAAGCCTATCTTACAGAAATGCTTAATTTGGCAGGGGATGGTTGGGTGATGGCTCAAAAAATGATTTCGATAAGTTATTACGCCGAATGATTGATGAAAGTGATCCTAAATTATCATTTGGTTACATCCAACATGATGAGGTACGTACTATTATATTCTCTTTCtatgttttttttttgttgttgttgttgttgttgttgttgttgttgttgttgagtgcATTTTAACCAGTTATTGAGTATTGTTATGTTGATTACTATATAACAGTTAGCAAGTCGTGCAAAGGTCAATTCTCCTCCTGTCATGACACTAATGAGTGCCATCCGCAAGGTCAATTCACTTATGTAGTTTTATTGATAACTTGATATACACAAAAAGATTACTTAACCGTGTAATGTTGATATATCCCTGGAATTATAAAGATTACGTTTTTAACTGATGTCTTCATATTGTTATGGTATCTATTATCTATTATAGGAAGGATATGTTGTTTGTAGATCACACATTTCCAACAACGCAATCAAGACAAATTGTCCAATGTCCGAGTGTATTAGGATCGCAAAGGAAATTCAACGACACCGAGTAAAATAACGAGTGCAGGTTTCTGTTATATTATGTTACTGTTCATGTTGATTTATTTATTATGTTACTGTTCATGTTGAGTGTTTCTGTTATATTGGTCATGCTAAAAAGGTATTGGGTATGTTAGTTACAGGTTTTTATAAACCTAGGTGACATTTCACCATTGCAATGGAAGCTTAATCTGTTCACCAAAATCCTTGCAGCTAAGACCTATACTAACCGTCCGTCAAACACGGTCAGTCCATGTGGCAAAACTGACGAACACTGATGAAAAATAACGCGGCGTCAGTTTTCGTCAGTAGGGGGTGTCAATTGGGCCATTGACTCATAAAAAAAACGTTACGGACATGTGGCCTTTTTGATTGGATGAATTTATGACGCGTTTGACCCACCTCCCTCCAATGGTCATCCGACCATTTCCTTTTTTTTCCCATGAAAATCTAAATTTAAACATTATCTTCATcttattctatatatatacatatacatttatcttcatcttcatcaacaaAATCTTacaaattttttttatcattatctcaaaaaaaaaaaaaaaaaaaaaaccatgtcTAACCCAAATCAAAGACTACAAAACCCCAACGACTACAATGAATGTGAAACTATTTGGGTGGTAGTTCATCAAACCTGAATAATCTACAACAAATGCCAATCATTATGCCTCAAATTCGTCCTCTAACAccggaacaacaacatcaactttaCTTGGGCAACAACGACTTTTAGAACAAGCTCAACATCAATATCATCCTCTAACACCATTGTTGATGAATCCGAAGACTCCAACGTCGCAACAAGAAACGGTGTTTGAGACTCAACCACAAACTCAAGAACAAAATCAAGAAGATACGGTCTCGGAAACTCAAGACCGTATTaaaagaaaacataaaaagaaGCAAGGTTAATCTTTATTTATATTCGTTTTTGTATATTAATTGTTAaattgttattatttataattGTACCTCGATCAATTCAAGCATTTGGTGGataaaccaccaccacaacaaaccaacgAATCATTAGAAGACGACAACTAGTTTAGTAGTTTGATTATGTATTATTTTATTTCGAGTACTTTTTTTTAGATTATAATCTTTTTTTAtttagtactccctccgtcccactacaAGTGTTCAGTATGACTTTTCAGAGTCTTTTTTGTTTAACTTTGACTCTAAAtaattttatttgtgttatataatacttgatgAAATTTATATCCAATAAAATACAATTAATAAACAATCCATTCATACAATTTTCGTAAAAAGTTACATAACAAAAATAAAATTATTTATAGTCAAAGTTGAACTAAGAAGACTCTGAAAAGTCAAACTGGACACTtataatgagacggagggagtattttgTAATTTATTTTTCTTTTAATGAATATTATATTATGAAATTTATTAAATAAATGTGTTAATCTTATTAAAATGCATAATAT
Proteins encoded in this region:
- the LOC139864935 gene encoding tRNA (guanine(26)-N(2))-dimethyltransferase-like produces the protein MSSFCSTTLSSFPTKTLTPNSKLQNPNHKSSNFYPIAVVTSTCHYESERGIQFETGDTFFRHESATGRDLVVLAAALHKKSNSKLRVLDAMCGCGIRSMRYLAEAKADFVLANDANEDCNDVIVSNLSSVSSEDEGRWCVNHSVANRLLAERYVERDYFDLIDIDSFGSDSSSIRFALDTVTLGGLLYITSTDGFSSGGHRPDHTLAAYGAYIRPLPYSNEMGLRMLIGGAIREASVLGYYVTPLFSYYSYHGPIFRVLLRVNRGKTPHGMHYGFICYCDSCGHSQAISFEQLGHMKCPCGSDVPDSLVVSGPMWTGPLHCTAYLKEMLTLAGEWGWLGDGSKNDFDKLLRRMIDESDPKLSLGYIQHDELASRAKVNSPPVLTLMSAIRKEGYVVCRSHISNNAIKTNCPMSECIRIAKEIQRHRVK